Proteins from a genomic interval of Firmicutes bacterium HGW-Firmicutes-1:
- a CDS encoding glycosyltransferase, which yields MKYLNIFNVHVNCTDRKTLLKDIQDMVHKKQASYIAFTNVHVIVTAMKNEQLRKTLNEADRVAPDGMPLVWLGKFLMKSGVERCSGPDIMEEVMKVSNVNGYSHYFYGSTEDTLSRLQQELSIKYPKLKIAGSYSPPFRELSKEEDQIIVNEVNRLSPDFIWVGLGAPKQEIWMKKHKKLINRGVMMGVGAAFDFHAGSIKRAPHWMQKVGFEWLFRLIQEPKRLWKRYFITNLVFLYSLLTKGVKLEEREIL from the coding sequence ATGAAATATTTAAATATTTTTAATGTACATGTCAATTGTACAGATAGAAAAACTTTGCTTAAGGACATTCAAGATATGGTTCATAAAAAGCAAGCGAGTTATATTGCTTTCACTAATGTGCATGTTATCGTCACAGCAATGAAAAATGAGCAACTAAGAAAGACCCTTAATGAAGCGGATCGAGTAGCGCCTGATGGGATGCCATTGGTGTGGCTTGGTAAGTTTCTTATGAAGTCTGGTGTTGAAAGGTGCTCTGGACCTGACATTATGGAGGAAGTTATGAAAGTAAGCAATGTTAATGGATATAGTCATTACTTCTATGGTAGTACGGAAGATACACTTAGTCGACTGCAGCAGGAGTTATCAATAAAATATCCAAAGCTTAAGATTGCTGGGAGCTATTCTCCACCATTTAGAGAGCTTTCAAAAGAGGAGGATCAGATCATTGTAAATGAAGTCAATAGATTATCACCTGACTTTATATGGGTTGGTTTAGGTGCACCAAAACAAGAAATTTGGATGAAAAAACATAAGAAACTAATTAATCGAGGCGTTATGATGGGTGTAGGCGCTGCCTTTGATTTTCATGCAGGTAGTATCAAGCGAGCACCTCATTGGATGCAGAAGGTTGGATTTGAATGGTTATTCAGATTAATTCAAGAACCAAAACGTCTTTGGAAAAGATACTTTATTACGAACCTAGTATTCCTTTATAGCCTATTAACGAAAGGAGTAAAATTAGAAGAAAGGGAGATTTTATGA
- a CDS encoding hydrolase, producing the protein METREAAYELLGKYNKSDNLLKHGMAVEGVMKYFAHKFGEDEEYWGNIGLIHDLDYELYPEEHCHKAKEIMEQEGISEDIIHAVVSHGWNICSDVKPELKMEKVLYTIDELTGLITATVLMRPTKSILDLEVKSVKKKFKSAGFAAGVNRNVILQGCEMLGMDLDTIILWTIEGMKENATELGLQGE; encoded by the coding sequence ATGGAAACAAGAGAAGCAGCATATGAATTGCTAGGGAAATACAATAAGAGTGATAATTTGTTAAAGCATGGAATGGCCGTAGAAGGGGTAATGAAGTATTTTGCACACAAGTTTGGAGAAGATGAAGAGTATTGGGGTAATATTGGATTGATACATGATTTGGATTACGAACTTTATCCAGAAGAACATTGTCATAAAGCAAAGGAAATCATGGAACAAGAGGGGATAAGCGAAGATATTATTCATGCTGTTGTATCTCATGGGTGGAATATTTGCAGTGATGTAAAACCTGAATTAAAAATGGAGAAAGTTCTATATACAATTGATGAATTAACGGGGTTGATTACAGCCACAGTCTTGATGAGACCAACCAAGAGTATACTTGATCTTGAAGTGAAATCGGTTAAGAAAAAATTTAAGTCAGCTGGCTTTGCAGCTGGGGTAAATCGCAATGTAATATTACAAGGTTGTGAGATGTTGGGAATGGATCTTGATACTATTATACTATGGACGATTGAAGGTATGAAAGAGAATGCAACAGAATTAGGTCTTCAAGGTGAATAG
- a CDS encoding diguanylate cyclase yields the protein MSESFKNIQNKALTTFQLDKFFSADLDLMCISNIEGMFLKVNKEFENLLGYKVEELEGKYFLTLVHTEDVAATSEAMQALSSQTSVYKFVNRYLCKNGSYRYIEWKSYPCEEHVYSSGRDVTQTIQMHQELMQKNEELARLTTNLKEANTIFEALAGTDRLTGLYNRYSFDQNIINEMERSDRYGEHLSMLIYDIDHFKRVNDDFGHPIGDEVLKQTASIFIQLIRQSDMAFRIGGEEFALLMPETSLKQAYLVAEKIRITFENHFFQVVGKITASFGVSERFKFESFKSWYRRTDEALYSAKSCGRNQVVCHNKKDIPIVSVNIAWDEKWNSGNRMIDSQHKELLVLGTAIFDSTYSKTNSHEIMQQLDSLLFKIQTHCDEEIRILKSIGYKEITEHANLHHHLMKKAEKLKIDYMNGDVKASVFLSFILDEFIMDHIQHEDIKYFQLLNN from the coding sequence ATGAGTGAATCTTTTAAAAACATTCAAAATAAAGCTTTAACCACTTTTCAATTAGATAAATTTTTTTCTGCAGACTTAGATTTGATGTGCATTTCTAATATAGAAGGGATGTTTCTAAAGGTAAATAAAGAGTTTGAAAATCTCTTAGGTTACAAAGTTGAAGAACTTGAGGGTAAGTATTTTCTTACTTTGGTACATACGGAGGATGTTGCTGCTACCTCTGAAGCGATGCAAGCTCTGAGTTCACAAACGTCAGTATATAAATTTGTCAACAGATACCTTTGTAAAAACGGATCCTATAGATATATCGAATGGAAATCTTATCCTTGTGAAGAACATGTTTATTCATCAGGCAGAGACGTTACACAGACTATACAAATGCACCAGGAATTGATGCAAAAAAATGAGGAGTTGGCTCGACTTACCACTAATTTAAAGGAAGCAAATACTATTTTTGAAGCCTTAGCTGGTACAGATCGTTTAACTGGATTGTATAATCGTTATTCCTTTGACCAAAACATCATAAATGAAATGGAACGTTCTGATCGCTATGGAGAACATCTTTCAATGCTTATTTATGATATAGATCATTTCAAACGTGTTAATGATGATTTTGGGCACCCAATTGGAGATGAGGTTTTAAAACAGACTGCTTCAATCTTTATACAACTTATTCGACAATCAGATATGGCTTTTAGAATTGGTGGAGAAGAGTTTGCACTACTAATGCCCGAAACTTCTTTAAAACAAGCTTATCTTGTAGCCGAAAAAATTCGCATAACTTTTGAAAACCATTTCTTCCAAGTAGTAGGAAAGATTACCGCTAGTTTCGGGGTCTCAGAACGTTTTAAATTTGAATCCTTTAAAAGCTGGTATAGAAGAACTGACGAAGCACTGTATTCTGCTAAAAGCTGTGGGCGAAATCAGGTTGTATGCCATAACAAAAAAGATATTCCTATTGTATCAGTGAATATCGCGTGGGATGAAAAATGGAATAGCGGAAATCGAATGATTGATAGTCAGCATAAGGAGCTTTTGGTACTAGGCACTGCTATCTTTGATAGCACCTATTCCAAAACAAATTCCCATGAAATTATGCAACAGCTTGATAGTCTTTTATTTAAGATCCAAACCCATTGTGACGAGGAAATACGCATTTTAAAGTCTATTGGATATAAAGAAATAACAGAACATGCGAACCTCCATCACCATTTAATGAAAAAAGCCGAAAAACTCAAAATCGATTATATGAATGGTGATGTAAAAGCTTCAGTTTTTCTTTCGTTTATATTAGATGAATTTATCATGGATCATATACAGCATGAAGATATAAAATATTTTCAGTTGCTGAACAATTAA
- a CDS encoding Maebl, protein MDKDKKIAVLIDADNVSDKYIKYIIDEISNHGTPTYKRIYGDWTKPQLASWKNVLLNYSISPIQQYSYTTGKNSSDAALIIDAMDILYSNNVDGFCIVSSDSDFTKLAARLREAGMYVIGMGEKKTPTPFISACEKFKYLEVLASITTEHTEESNIKGTKVKEETEVGMTSTDKLIETIKTIITEISDEDGWAFLGELGSTLNKRYPDFDTRNYGYSKLTPFVASLKQFEIRTTKTSNSSRGVKYIRNKEPNKGGK, encoded by the coding sequence ATGGATAAGGATAAAAAAATTGCGGTTCTAATTGACGCAGATAATGTATCTGATAAATATATTAAGTACATTATTGATGAGATTTCAAATCATGGGACACCTACCTATAAAAGAATTTATGGGGATTGGACCAAACCTCAATTGGCATCGTGGAAGAATGTATTGCTTAATTATTCAATTAGCCCGATACAACAATATTCATACACAACAGGTAAAAACTCCTCAGATGCAGCTTTAATAATTGATGCTATGGATATACTTTATTCTAATAATGTTGATGGTTTTTGTATTGTATCTAGTGATAGTGATTTTACTAAACTAGCGGCTCGCCTTAGAGAAGCTGGTATGTATGTTATAGGGATGGGAGAAAAGAAAACACCTACGCCTTTCATATCAGCTTGTGAGAAATTTAAATATCTGGAAGTGCTCGCATCAATCACTACAGAACATACAGAAGAGAGTAACATAAAAGGGACCAAGGTAAAGGAAGAAACTGAAGTGGGTATGACAAGCACAGATAAACTAATTGAAACCATCAAAACAATCATTACGGAGATTTCTGATGAAGACGGATGGGCATTTTTAGGAGAGTTGGGTAGTACTCTTAATAAAAGATACCCCGATTTCGACACTAGAAACTATGGATATTCAAAACTTACACCTTTTGTTGCTTCTCTTAAGCAATTTGAGATTAGAACCACAAAAACGAGCAATTCAAGTAGGGGTGTAAAATATATTAGAAATAAAGAACCTAATAAAGGTGGAAAGTAA
- a CDS encoding DNA-binding response regulator, translating to MNKKILLVEDDDRIREIVIDYFSKEGFRIIEAEDGRSALDFFETEKIDLVILDIMIPKLDGWSVCKRLRKISDVPIIMLTARSDEEDKLMGYDLGADDYVTKPFSPKVLVAKSKMLLKRAEGTVGRLDGVLECYGIEINRFSRSVKIDHKSIELAPKEYDLLLFMMENKNIVLTRDTILSKIWGYDYYGDLRAVDTHIRRLRSKLGDKAVVISTIIGYGYKFEVK from the coding sequence ATGAATAAAAAGATACTTTTGGTTGAAGATGATGATAGAATCAGAGAGATTGTTATAGATTATTTTTCTAAGGAAGGTTTTAGAATCATTGAAGCAGAAGATGGAAGGTCTGCATTAGATTTTTTTGAGACAGAGAAAATTGATCTTGTAATTTTAGATATTATGATTCCTAAATTAGATGGATGGTCTGTTTGTAAAAGGCTTAGAAAAATATCTGATGTACCAATCATCATGCTTACTGCAAGATCAGATGAAGAGGATAAGTTGATGGGATATGATTTGGGTGCAGATGATTATGTTACAAAGCCCTTTAGCCCAAAAGTATTGGTAGCAAAATCCAAGATGCTCTTAAAGAGAGCAGAGGGTACGGTAGGTCGTTTAGATGGTGTTTTAGAATGTTATGGAATAGAAATAAATAGATTTTCAAGGTCCGTTAAGATCGATCATAAATCAATTGAGCTCGCTCCCAAAGAGTATGATTTGTTGCTTTTTATGATGGAGAACAAGAATATTGTATTAACTAGGGACACTATTCTAAGTAAGATCTGGGGATATGATTACTATGGAGACTTAAGAGCTGTAGACACACATATTAGGAGATTAAGAAGCAAGCTAGGTGATAAAGCGGTTGTGATATCAACCATAATAGGATATGGGTATAAATTTGAGGTGAAATAA
- a CDS encoding DUF3298/DUF4163 domain-containing protein — protein MQRPTNKNADVYNRDIHKTFTYNSIDMLTIDISYPQIRLNQNLTAQKHMNTYYQQQVNQFYEYASIDLRQAALESYQYRLMNNFPFLKYEAVMKYTVTLNANCLLSTYFDQYEFTGGAHGNTVRSSSNWTLKDGYIISMKDLFHNHQDYKQLIINQIRSLADQQIQQNPTIYFSTYQELIIQNFNPENFYLIPDGIAVYYQQYEIGPYASGIIVFDIPYQKLGITSPGCLP, from the coding sequence ATGCAACGACCAACAAATAAAAACGCAGATGTCTATAATCGGGATATTCATAAGACCTTTACATATAATTCTATCGATATGCTAACGATTGATATTTCTTACCCTCAAATACGTTTGAATCAAAATCTAACTGCTCAAAAGCATATGAACACGTATTATCAACAACAAGTCAATCAATTTTATGAATATGCATCAATTGACCTTAGACAAGCTGCCCTAGAATCGTACCAGTATAGACTTATGAATAATTTCCCCTTTTTGAAGTATGAGGCAGTTATGAAATATACTGTCACCCTGAATGCAAATTGCTTATTGAGCACTTATTTCGATCAGTATGAATTTACTGGTGGTGCACATGGAAATACCGTTCGCTCATCAAGCAATTGGACTCTAAAAGATGGTTATATAATCTCTATGAAAGATCTCTTTCATAATCATCAGGATTATAAACAGCTCATCATCAATCAGATCAGAAGCCTTGCAGATCAACAAATACAACAGAACCCAACCATTTATTTTAGTACTTATCAGGAGCTCATCATTCAGAATTTTAATCCTGAGAACTTTTATCTAATACCTGATGGCATAGCCGTCTATTATCAACAATATGAAATTGGCCCTTACGCTAGTGGAATAATCGTATTCGATATTCCTTATCAAAAATTGGGAATCACTTCCCCAGGGTGTCTCCCCTAA